ATCAACCGGCCGGCCTTGGCGAATCCGACCCGCAGCTTGCGCTGCAGCATCGAGGTCGACCCGAACTGGCTGGTCACCACCAGCTCGACGGCCTGCAGGAACAGGTCCAGGTCGTCGCCGATGTCGGGGTCGACGTCGGTGCGCTCGCTGGTGGTCTTGGCGGTGGTGACCCCCTCGCGGTACTCCGGTTCGGCCTGCGCCTTGCAGGCCGCCACGACCGCCTGGATCTCCTCGTCGGAGACGTAGGCGCCCTGCAGCCGGATCGGCTTGCCGGCCCCCATCGGCAGGAACAGGCCGTCGCCCATGCCGATCAGTTTCTCGGCGCCGGCCTGGTCGAGGATCACCCGGCTGTCGGTCAGCGACGAGGTCGCGAACGCCAGCCGTGACGGCACGTTGGTCTTGATCAGGCCGGTGACCACGTCCACCGACGGGCGCTGGGTGGCCAACACCAGGTGGATCCCCGCGGCGCGCGCCTTCTGGGTGATGCGCACGACGGCGTCCTCCACGTCGCGCGGTGCGGTCATCATCAGGTCGGCGAGCTCGTCGACGATCGCCACCAGATACGGGTACGGCCGGTACTCGCGCTGGCTGCCCGGCGGGGTGGTGATCTCCCCGGAGCGGACCTTGGCGTTGAAGTCGTCGATGTGGCGCACCCGGGACGCCTGCATGTCCTGGTAGCGCTGCTCCATCTCCTCGACCAGCCAGGCCAGCGCCGCGGCCGCCTTCTTCGGCTGGGTGACGATCGGCGTGATCAGATGCGGAATGCCCTCGTAGGGCGTCAGTTCCACCATCTTCGGGTCGATCAGGATCATCCTGACCTCGTCCGGGGTGGCCCGCGCCAACAACGAGATCAGCATCGAGTTGATGAAGCTGGACTTGCCCGACCCGGTGGAACCGGCGACCAACAGGTGCGGCATCTTGGCGAGGTTCGCCGAGATGTATTCGCCCTCAATGTCTTTGCCCAGCCCGATCACCAGCGGGTGGTGATCGCTGCGGGTCGCCGGGTCGGTCAGCACATCGGCCAGGCGCACCATCTCGCGGTCGACGTTGGGCACCTCGATGCCGACGGCCGACTTGCCCGGGATGGGTGCGAGCATGCGCACGCTCTCGGTGGCCACCGCGTAGGCGATGTTCTTCTGCAGCGCGGTGATCTTCTCCACCTTCACGCCGGGGCCGAGTTCGACCTCGTAGCGGGTGACGGTCGGGCCGCGGGTGCAACCGGTCACCGCGGCGTCCACCTTGAACTGTTTGAGCACTTCCGAGATCGCCTCGGCCATACGGTCGTTGGCCGCGGTGCGGCGCTTCGGCGGATCGCCGGGGATCAGCAGGTCCAGCGACGGCAGTGTGTAGGGGCCCTCCACCACCCGGTCGATCACCTTGGGTTTGGCGGACTTGGCCGACTTCCGGCGCGGCCGCGCGGCCGGCTCCGGCACCGTCGGCGGATCCTGCTCGTCGAGCGGATAGTTCTCCATCGGGTTGCGGCCCGCCCACGGCTCGGGCTCGTCGGCGGCGGCATCCCCCCCGCCGGAGGCGGCGGCCCGATCGGCGCCGTCGCGCTCGAACCCGCGCCGGCCGATCCGCTCGGTGTCACCCTCGTCGTCACCCTCGTCGTCATCCTCGTCGAGGCCGCCGCCGTCGAAGTCGTCGTAACCGTCGTGGTCGTGGTCGTAGCGGTGGGCGGTGAACATGGCCCGCACCGTCTCCGGCACCTCGCGGATCGTGGTGCCGGTCAGCAGCAGCAGGCCGAACAGCACGCCGATGAACAGCAGCGGCGCGGCGATGTAGGGGGTGACGCCGTCGGCCAGCGGTCCGCCGATCGCGAAGCCGATGAACCCGGCGGCGTGCGCTCGGGCGGCGGGGTCGGTGGGCGAGCCGGCCCACAGATGCCACAGGCCCAGCGCCGGCAGCGCGATCATCGCCCCGCCGAGGATCAGCCGCGGGCGGGCCTCGTAGTCGGGTTCGGTGCGCATCAGGGTGACCGCGACGGCGGCCAGCACCACCGGCACCACCACCACCACCGAGCCGATGAGAACGCGCAGGACGTCGTCGATCCATGCGCCCACCGGCCGGGCCGCGTCGAACCAGCTGCTCGCGGCGATCACCACGGCGATGCCCAGCAGCGCCAGCGCCAGCCCGTCGCGGCGGTGTCCGGGGTCCAGGTCCCGGGCCCGGCCCACCGACCGCGCGGCGGTGCCGACGCCCTTGGCCAGCATCAGCCAGCTCGCCCGGATTCCGCGCCCCAGCGCGGCACCCGCCACGGTCGCCGGTGACGAGGTCCGGCGCGGCGCGGGCCGACGTCGCGGGGCGGCCCGGCCACCGGTCCGGGAACCGGCCCTTGACCTGCTCGAACGGGTTCCTGAACGGGCGGCGGTCTTACTGGGCATGGCTGCAAGCCTAGTCGCACCCACCCCAGAAGCACCATCAGCCACACAAGTAACAGAACGGTATCGATGATCCCGCGGCGGGGCCGGTCACCCGCCGTGAGTAGGGTGACTCGGGTCTCATCAACACGTCTGTCCCGAGTCGAGGAGCTGCGCTGATGCCTGTCGTCGTTGTCGCGACCATGACCGCCAAGCCGGAGTCGGTGGATCTGGTGCGCCAGGCCTGCAAGAAGGCCGTGGAGGCGGTGCACCAGGAACCGGGCTGTCAGCTGTATGCCCTGCACGAGACCGACCGGACCTTCGTGTTCGTCGAGCAGTGGGCCGACGCCGACGCGCTGCAGGCACACAGCGCCGCTCCGGCGGTCGCCACCCTGTTCGGCACGGTCGGCGAGCACCTCGACGGTGCCCCGGACATCAAGATGCTGCAGCCGGTGCCCGCCGGCGACCCCGCCAAGGGGACCTTGCGGTCGGCATGAGCCCTCTCGCCGGCAAGGTCGCGGTGATCACCGGCGCCGCCCGGGGCCAGGGTCGCGCCGAAGCGGTCCGGCTGGCCGCCGACGGCGCCGACATCATCGCGATCGACATCT
The window above is part of the Mycolicibacterium hassiacum DSM 44199 genome. Proteins encoded here:
- a CDS encoding DNA translocase FtsK gives rise to the protein MPSKTAARSGTRSSRSRAGSRTGGRAAPRRRPAPRRTSSPATVAGAALGRGIRASWLMLAKGVGTAARSVGRARDLDPGHRRDGLALALLGIAVVIAASSWFDAARPVGAWIDDVLRVLIGSVVVVVPVVLAAVAVTLMRTEPDYEARPRLILGGAMIALPALGLWHLWAGSPTDPAARAHAAGFIGFAIGGPLADGVTPYIAAPLLFIGVLFGLLLLTGTTIREVPETVRAMFTAHRYDHDHDGYDDFDGGGLDEDDDEGDDEGDTERIGRRGFERDGADRAAASGGGDAAADEPEPWAGRNPMENYPLDEQDPPTVPEPAARPRRKSAKSAKPKVIDRVVEGPYTLPSLDLLIPGDPPKRRTAANDRMAEAISEVLKQFKVDAAVTGCTRGPTVTRYEVELGPGVKVEKITALQKNIAYAVATESVRMLAPIPGKSAVGIEVPNVDREMVRLADVLTDPATRSDHHPLVIGLGKDIEGEYISANLAKMPHLLVAGSTGSGKSSFINSMLISLLARATPDEVRMILIDPKMVELTPYEGIPHLITPIVTQPKKAAAALAWLVEEMEQRYQDMQASRVRHIDDFNAKVRSGEITTPPGSQREYRPYPYLVAIVDELADLMMTAPRDVEDAVVRITQKARAAGIHLVLATQRPSVDVVTGLIKTNVPSRLAFATSSLTDSRVILDQAGAEKLIGMGDGLFLPMGAGKPIRLQGAYVSDEEIQAVVAACKAQAEPEYREGVTTAKTTSERTDVDPDIGDDLDLFLQAVELVVTSQFGSTSMLQRKLRVGFAKAGRLMDLMETRGIVGPSEGSKAREVLVKPDELAATLASIRGASAGGDDAGGEGIPE
- a CDS encoding putative quinol monooxygenase; translated protein: MPVVVVATMTAKPESVDLVRQACKKAVEAVHQEPGCQLYALHETDRTFVFVEQWADADALQAHSAAPAVATLFGTVGEHLDGAPDIKMLQPVPAGDPAKGTLRSA